From Acidovorax sp. 1608163:
AGGTGCACCAGTCCACGCTGAGTTGAAGGACGTGCTTGCCCGGTGTGATGGGTACATTGACTTCGGATTTCTCGCCAATCGAGGCGACGTGCTTGCCATCGATCAGTACCCGGTACTCGCGCAGCTTGTCTTGCCAATCCTTGCCGCGCTTCAATTGGATTTGACTCATTGGGCCTCTATGTCCATGGTTGGGTGCAATCGGTCATCATGAGTGTTGAGCAGGACGAGCGTTCCCGCCCTGCATGCCAGGGCATTCTGCCGTTGATGGTGCCGAGTTCTCTCGAATTTAAAATCCCCACATGAATCCAGAAATCAAAGCGATCGATCAACAGATTGCAGAACTACAAGCCCGCCGCGACCGACTCGCACACGAATACAAACGCCAGGCCATTGAGACCTCACGCCAGTTGGTGGCCCAGTTTGGTTTAACCCCCGCGCAAGTGGGTCTGGGCTCTATCAGCCGCAAGCCCTTGCCGCCCTCCACCAAACGCCCGACCACTTTCTATGACCCCAACACAGGTTTGGCCTGGGACGGCTCGTTGAGCGGCCGAGGCCGCAAACCCGCCTGGATCCAGCAGGCCATCGAAGATGGCACCATCGAGTCCTTCCGGGTGATGGTTCAGTCCGCGGCAGACGTCTCAGCCTGAACTCACTGGGAGCGAGGTCAAAGAGGCTCCTTCCCTACAGGCCATTCACTGCAGTTTGAGGTCACGCGCAGCGATCCCGAAT
This genomic window contains:
- a CDS encoding H-NS family nucleoid-associated regulatory protein yields the protein MNPEIKAIDQQIAELQARRDRLAHEYKRQAIETSRQLVAQFGLTPAQVGLGSISRKPLPPSTKRPTTFYDPNTGLAWDGSLSGRGRKPAWIQQAIEDGTIESFRVMVQSAADVSA